From the genome of Pseudomonas hamedanensis:
TCGCGGGTCTTTTCCGGGTTGTTCTTGCGACTCTTGCGCGGCTCGGCGCTGGACTCGACAGCAGCAGCGGATAGTTCTGAATTCATTGTCATTGCGGGCTCACGGCCATCACTGCACAGGCTGGCGATTATGGGCCGCGCGGCACACCGAAGGAAGCCACGCAACCGCTGTTTGGTCCCGCGCTTACGAATTTCCTACAACTTCGCCTGACGCACCGCACCACTGCGTGATTTGGCCATCGCCGCCAGACGCACCGCGACGTTCGCCGCGCCATATCCGGCATAACCGTTTTTACGCTGAATGATCTCAAAGAAGAAACGCCCTTCGAACGGCTCGGTGTAGACGTGAAACAACTCGCCGCCCTGGGCGTCACGGTCGTAGAGCACGTTGTAATAGGCCAGCTCGCTGAGAAACTCGTCGTCGAAATCGAAGCGCGCGGCAAGGTCGTCATAGTAATTGAGCGGGATATCCAGCAGCGGCACGCCCGCCTCTTTCGCCCGACTGACTTCGGCGAAGATATCGTCACAATCAAAGGCGATGTGATGCACCCCGGAGCCGCGATAGCTCGACAGCGCGTGGGAGATCGCGGTATTGCGGTTCTCGGAAATATTCAATGGCAAGCGAATCGAACTGTCACGACTGCGCAGTGCGCGGCTCTTCACCAGACCATAGGGGTCGGGCAACACCACCTCGTCGTCAGCCTCGAAATCCAGCAGGCTTTTATAAAACAGCACCCAACTGTCGAGGCTGTCCGCCGGCAGGGCCATGGCCATGTGATCGATGCGCTTGAGGCCGCCGCAGGCCACCGCGTCTGGCAGCAGGTTGAAGTCGGTGCCGTAGACATCGGCGTCTTCATCGACCAGATAAATCAAACTGCCGTCCGGCGCCCGCACTGCCGCCAGTTCCAGTTCATTGGGGCCGACCAGTCCGCGATAGGGCTGGCCCTTATACGCAACGGCGCGGGCCAGTGCGCTGGCGCTGTCCTTGACCCTGATCGCCGTGGCGCACAACGACGGGCCGTGGGCTTCGAAAAAACTGTGGCCGAACGAATAAGGCTCGGCGTTGAGAATCAGGTTGATATCGCCCTGGCGCAGCAGGCTCACACTCTTGGAGCGATGCTGCCCGGCCGTGACGAAACCGAGGCGTTGCAGCCAAAGACTGAGTTTTGCGCCCAGCGCCTCGTCGACGGCGAATTCGAGAAACTCGATGCCGTTGTACTCACTGGCCTTGGGTGTTTCGAAAAGGATCTCGCGATTAACCACCGGCGTGGCTGCCTGCTCCAGACGCTGGCGGGTTTTCTCTTCCAGGTACAGCAGCGATCGCAAACCGTCGGCAGCATTGGCCCGCGGCGGAGCAGCCCGGAAGCCATCGTTGAAGATCTCCAGAGACAGCGGCCCGGTGTAGCCACTCTGGATAATCGGCGCGAGAAATCCCGCCAGATCGAATTCGCCCTGCCCCGGGAAGCAGCGGAAATGTCGGCTCCACTCCAGCACATCCATTTGCAGAATCGGCGCGTCGGCCATTTGCACGAAGAAGATCTTGTCGCCGGGAATCTCGGCGATCGCGCCTGGATCGCCCTTGAGCGACAAGGTGTGGAAGCTGTCGAGCAGCACACCCAGGCTCGGGTGATCGGCCTGACGCACAATGTCCCAGACCTGTTGATAAGTGTTGACGTGACGGCCCCAGGCCAGCGCTTCGTAACCGATGCGCAAGCCACGGGCACCGGCGCGCTCGGCCAGCAGGCGCAGATCGTCCACCAGAATTTGCTGATCGCCGATGCTGTCTGCCGCTGCGTTGCTGCATACCAGCACCAGGTCGGTGCCGAGTTCCTGCATCAGATCGAACTTGCGCTCGGCGCGCTCCAGATTGCGCGCCAGCCGGTCACGGCGGCAGCCTTCAAAGTCACGGAACGGCTGAAACAGCGTGATGGCGATGCCAAGATCGGCGCACATCTGTTTAATTTCACGGGGGCTGCCGTCGTAGTACAGAAGGTCGTTTTCGAAAATCTCCACCCCGTCGAACCCGGCGGCGGCGATGGCTTCGAGTTTTTCCGGCAGGGTGCCGCTCAAGGAAACGGTGGCAATGGAACGCTGCATCTTTCAACTCCCGGACTGCGCCGCTTTTACATAAGAGCTGCCGAAGGCTGCGATCTGTTGATCGTCAAAAGCGAAGATCGCAGCCTTCGGCAACGCCTACATCGAGTAGGTTTTTATAATGAGCAAATTATTGGCTGCATCCCTGCGCACAGCAATTTAAAGTGTACTACCCGGTTAGTTTTGCGTGCGATTATCGAACACAATGGCGGTTTGGCGAATTGACGATTTTTCGTCCACTGCCCAACATCGACCGCACATTGAGTCCGGATCTGAACCACCGGTCGCAGCGTGCAAGAGAAAAAGCACACCAAATAAAAAATCCAAAAACGGGTGGAACACAATGATTCCTTCACAGACTTCCCGCGTGGCTCCGGCCATGAGCACTGCCACGGCTGGCATCGGCGACAAGATCCGCGGCGCCATGGCGGTCGGCAAGACCCGCTGGGGCATGCTGGCGCTGGTGTTTTTTGCCACCACTCTGAACTACATCGACCGCGCCGCCCTCGGCGTCATGCAGCCAATCCTCGCCAAGGAAATGAGCTGGACGGCGATGGATTACGCCAACATCAACTTCTGGTTTCAGGTCGGCTACGCGATCGGTTTCGTCCTGCAAGGGCGGTTGATCGACCGGGTCGGCGTCAAGCGCGTGTTCTTCTGCGCCGTGCTGCTCTGGAGCCTGGCCACCGGCGCCCATGGCTTGGCGACTTCGGCAGTCGGCTTCATGGTCTGCCGCTTTATCCTCGGCCTGACCGAAGCGGCCAACTACCCGGCCTGTGTGAAAACCACACGCCTGTGGTTTCCGGCCGGCGAACGCGCGGTGGCCACTGGCATCTTCAACGCCGGCACCAACGTCGGTGCGATGTTCACGCCGATGCTGTTGCCGCTGGTGCTTCATGTGTGGGGCTGGCAGGCAGCGTTTCTGTGCATGGCGGCATTGGGCGGGATCTGGCTGCTGTTCTGGGGCTTGAAGTACTTCAACCCGGAAGATCACCCGAGCGTTAAACAATCGGAACTCGATTACATCCAGCAGGAAGTCGAACCGGAACAGGCCCGCGTGCCGTTTTCGAGAATCCTGCGTATGCGCGGCACCTGGGCCTTCGCCATTGCCTATTCGCTGACCGCCCCGGTGTTCTGGTTTTACCTGTACTGGCTGCCGCCGTTTCTCAATCAGCAATACAACCTGGGGATCAACGTCACGCAGATGGGCATTCCGCTGATCATCATCTACGTCACCGCCGACTTCGGCAGTGTCGGTGGCGGCATCCTGTCCTCGTTCCTGATCGGTCGCGGAATGAACTCGATCAAGGCGCGATTGCTGTCGATGTTCCTGTTCGCCTGCTGCATCATCGGCGTGGTCATGGCGGCTGGCTCGGCCAATCTGTGGGTGGCCGTGGCGGCTATTTCCCTGGCGATCGGCGCGCACCAGGCCTGGACCGCGAACATCTGGAGCCTGGTGATGGATTACACGCCCAAGCACATGATGAGCACGGTGTTCGGCTTCGGTGGCATGTGCGCGGCGATCGGCGGGATGTTCATGACCCAGATCGTCGGCCACATCCTCACTGTTACCCACAACAACTACACAGTGCTGTTCACCCTGATCCCGGCGATGTACTTCCTCGCACTGACGTGGATGTACTTCATGGCACCGCGCAAGATTCCGACTGTCGAGTAACCTGCCAAACCCGTCCCCTGTAGGAGTGAGCCTGCTCGCGATAGCGTTGTATCAGTCAACATCTTCAGCGACTGATACACCGTAATCGCGAGCAGGCTCACTCCTACAGGGAGTTTTGCGTTTCTTCAGCGCCGACTCTGCTGCCACGCCGCCGCCAGGCCGCTGCAGCAGATCACCACGATGCCGATCACGGTCAACCCGCTCGGCGTGTGGTCGAACAACAACCAGCCCAACAATCCCGCAAACACGATCTGGCAATAACCGAACGGCGCCAGCAAGGCCGGTGCGGCGTGACGGAAGGCCTGGGTCAGAAACAGGTGCGCGGTCATCCCGCAACTGCCCAGCGCCAGCATCAGCGCGGCATGGGGCAACGTCGGCACTTGCCAGAAGAATGGCACCAGCGCGCTCATCACCAGGGTATTGCACAGACCTGCAAAAAAATTGCTGGTGGTCGGGCTGTCCACTTCGGCGAGCTTGCGGGTCAGCAATTGATAGAAGCAGAAAAACAGTGCCGAACAGAACGGCAGCAACACCGCCGGGGTGAACAGTTCACCGCCGGGATGGACGATGATCAGCACGCCGATGAAGCCGCAAATCACCGCGATCCACTGCCCGCGCGTCACCCGCTCCTTGAGCAGCGGCACCGACAGCGCCGTCACCAGTACCGGCGCGAGAAAGTTGACCGCCGTGGCTTCCGCCAGCGGGATGTACAGCAGCGCCGTGGTGAAGAACAGGCTGGTGCCGAGCAGGCACAGCGCCCGAACCAACTGCCACAACGGTTTTTTGGTGCGCAGGACGCGCAGCCCGGACTGCGGCAGAAAAATCCCCGCCATCAACAAGGTGTGCACCACATAGCGCGCCCACACCACCATGACGATCGGATAGAACCCGGACAGGTATTTCGACAGCGCGTCGTGGCTGGAAAACAGAAACGTCGCCACGACAATCAGCAAAATCCCCTTGAAGGGCTGGTTGACACCGGAGAGCGGAGTGCTGACGGTCA
Proteins encoded in this window:
- the quiC gene encoding 3-dehydroshikimate dehydratase QuiC encodes the protein MQRSIATVSLSGTLPEKLEAIAAAGFDGVEIFENDLLYYDGSPREIKQMCADLGIAITLFQPFRDFEGCRRDRLARNLERAERKFDLMQELGTDLVLVCSNAAADSIGDQQILVDDLRLLAERAGARGLRIGYEALAWGRHVNTYQQVWDIVRQADHPSLGVLLDSFHTLSLKGDPGAIAEIPGDKIFFVQMADAPILQMDVLEWSRHFRCFPGQGEFDLAGFLAPIIQSGYTGPLSLEIFNDGFRAAPPRANAADGLRSLLYLEEKTRQRLEQAATPVVNREILFETPKASEYNGIEFLEFAVDEALGAKLSLWLQRLGFVTAGQHRSKSVSLLRQGDINLILNAEPYSFGHSFFEAHGPSLCATAIRVKDSASALARAVAYKGQPYRGLVGPNELELAAVRAPDGSLIYLVDEDADVYGTDFNLLPDAVACGGLKRIDHMAMALPADSLDSWVLFYKSLLDFEADDEVVLPDPYGLVKSRALRSRDSSIRLPLNISENRNTAISHALSSYRGSGVHHIAFDCDDIFAEVSRAKEAGVPLLDIPLNYYDDLAARFDFDDEFLSELAYYNVLYDRDAQGGELFHVYTEPFEGRFFFEIIQRKNGYAGYGAANVAVRLAAMAKSRSGAVRQAKL
- a CDS encoding DMT family transporter, whose product is MTVSTPLSGVNQPFKGILLIVVATFLFSSHDALSKYLSGFYPIVMVVWARYVVHTLLMAGIFLPQSGLRVLRTKKPLWQLVRALCLLGTSLFFTTALLYIPLAEATAVNFLAPVLVTALSVPLLKERVTRGQWIAVICGFIGVLIIVHPGGELFTPAVLLPFCSALFFCFYQLLTRKLAEVDSPTTSNFFAGLCNTLVMSALVPFFWQVPTLPHAALMLALGSCGMTAHLFLTQAFRHAAPALLAPFGYCQIVFAGLLGWLLFDHTPSGLTVIGIVVICCSGLAAAWQQSRR
- a CDS encoding MFS transporter — translated: MIPSQTSRVAPAMSTATAGIGDKIRGAMAVGKTRWGMLALVFFATTLNYIDRAALGVMQPILAKEMSWTAMDYANINFWFQVGYAIGFVLQGRLIDRVGVKRVFFCAVLLWSLATGAHGLATSAVGFMVCRFILGLTEAANYPACVKTTRLWFPAGERAVATGIFNAGTNVGAMFTPMLLPLVLHVWGWQAAFLCMAALGGIWLLFWGLKYFNPEDHPSVKQSELDYIQQEVEPEQARVPFSRILRMRGTWAFAIAYSLTAPVFWFYLYWLPPFLNQQYNLGINVTQMGIPLIIIYVTADFGSVGGGILSSFLIGRGMNSIKARLLSMFLFACCIIGVVMAAGSANLWVAVAAISLAIGAHQAWTANIWSLVMDYTPKHMMSTVFGFGGMCAAIGGMFMTQIVGHILTVTHNNYTVLFTLIPAMYFLALTWMYFMAPRKIPTVE